TCATAATGTGAGCTACAGTCATGGCACTATCTATTTCTTTATTGAAAAGGTAAGGACGAATATCATCCAGTGTAAGAATTCCTTTCAGTTTTCCGGCTTCATCCGTTGCTGCAAAAATATTCTTATTCCCATTTTTTAACTGTTCAAAAAGTTCCGTAACAGAAGCATTCTCGCTAATAGTTTCTGAATACTGATCTATAAAATCTTCTGTCCTTAATGCAAAAAGAAGATTTTTATCATGCTTATTAGTAAATATTTTTACCCTCATCAGCAAGAGAATTCAGTTCCGGAGAGATAGGGGAAAACCATTTGGCAATAAGATAAGAGATTATGGATGCAATCATCAGCGGGATAAAAAGATCATACCCGAAACTGGATTCGGCAATAAGAAATATGGCAGTAAGAGGTGCGTAAAGCACGCCACTCATCGCCCCGGCCATTCCAACCAGGACAAGATTCGTTACCGGAACATCTGTAAAGCCGATATGCTGACAAACCAAGGCAAACAAATACCCCACCGTTCCACCTGCAAAAAGGGAAGGAGCAAAATTACCGCCGTTACCGCCGCTGAATATCGTAAAAGATGTTGCAAAAGCTTTTAAAAGGCACACCAACACTAAAAATATAATAATGGTCCAGTCTCCGATTTCAAAATATCTGAAAAAACTGTTTTTGATAATAGAATGGGTATTTCCGTTCGTAAATGCCTTCACCGTTTCATATCCCTCACCAAATAAAGGAGGAAAAAGAACACATAGCAAAGAAAGGACAAGCCCGCCAAACATAGCTTTACGCATTCTTGAGAGCTTAAGCCCTTTGATAAAATGTTCCACTTTCTGAGAAATAACTACAAAATAACGTGCATAGAGTCCGGTCACAATCCCCAATATAAGATAGTAAGGGACATTTTTATAATTAAAAGCTTCTCTCGTATAAAATCTGAAAAGCACATCTTCCTGAAGCAGAATTCTAGACAGAAGGCTTCCACATACCGCGGCAACAACCAAAGGAATAAAGTCTGTGAAAACCACACCCGTCAGCAATATTTCAAAAGCAAACATAATTCCAGCAATCGGTGCATTGAATGCCGAAGCAATCCCTGCAGTAGCTCCGGCCGCAAGAAGAAGGGTACGTTCTTTATAACTCAACCTGTAAGTCTGTGCATAATTGGACCCGATGGCTGCTCCGGTAACCGCAATAGGACTTTCCAATCCTGCAGAACCTCCAAGACCAACGGTCACCGCGCTCTGAATAATCTGGGAATACATTTTCACCGAAGCCACAATACTTGAATTTTGGGCAATTTCATATAAAATAGCACCAATTCCTTTTCTGTCCTGCCCTTTGAATATAGTAAGAACAATACTGGTGGTAAGCACAATTCCTAAAAATGGAAAAACAATATAAAAGAGAATCTGATATTCAAAATGAACTTTATGAATAATGAAATTATGAATAGTATGCACCAATGTTTTAAGAATGACTCCCGCAAGACCTGCTGTACAGCCTACAAGAATTCCGGAAAGCACCAAAAACTGATTTCTGCTGAGTCTGTTGTTCAGCCAATGAAGAATAAGCTCATAACTACGGGCTTTTTCTAATCCATATTCCTGAAAGTCTCTTTTAAATTTTAGGAAGCTTAGGTATTTTTTTTTATTGTGAATTTTCACCTGGAAGATTTTTATGCTGCAACTTATTATTACGGCAGTGTAAATTTATGAAATATCTTATTAAGAGTTTAGCTGTTGGATGTCAAAAAGAGACCTATATCTACTGTAACTTATTGCTATTGAAAATGTTAATTGCAGTAAATATTTCTTTTATTTTTTATTATTTTTTTTAATAAAATTCTAACGTAGCAAAACGCCCTTGTTTAGAGCCTTAGCAAAATTTTAAAGTGCAGAATATAACAGGTTAAAGATTTAAAAGCTTATCAATTTTCATAAAATGACATTTAAATTATTCTTTTTTTTTGGAATAAAGAATAAGACAAAAAACCTATAGCCAATATTCCCAATATTCCAGCTGTGCCTATTTTTATTACTTTAGAAGGTGCAGGAAGTAATGTCTTGCCATCAATTCCCATATTGACTTCTGTAGGTTGCAGAATATTTCCCGAAGTATCATCTTCATTACCTCTTTTCATGATCATTCTTAAGGCTGCTGATGAAGCATAACGGATAACACCCGGAAACATTCCATATAAATTTTTAAAAACAACAGCCGACCAGTCCGGATAAACGGCCTGCTGAGGATTCTTTTGCCGTTTTTACCATCGAGGCGGCCAGTTCCCGGGGATCAAAAGCCGGTGGAGGTGTACTCAGTTTAATCCCGGAATAGTTAGCCGCATGATCTATCCCCGTAGATTTCTGAAAACCAGGATAAAGAGCACAGATGTGAATATCTGGATAACCGGACAATTCTCCCTGAAGCGTTTCCACCATACCCCTGATTCCAAATTTTGACGCTGTATAAGCCGTTCCGTATGGCGCAGGCATCCAGCCACCAATAGAAATATTATTAATCAGAATTCCTTTTTTCTGTCTTTTAAAAACAGGCAAAACAACATGAGCAGAATGCATATATCCCAAAAGATTGGTTTTTACGATCTGGTCTGAAACTTCAATAGGAATTTCTTCAAATTTTCCGAAAGCTAAAACACCTGCATTATTGATCCAGCAGTCGATACGGCCACTAAATTTAAGAGCTTCCTCTACAAGATGATAAACTTCTTCTGCAATAGAAGTATCAGTAGGTACAGCTATCACTTCAACGCCGAATTTCCGGCACAATTCTGCGCAATCGTTTAAAGGTTCTTCTCCTCTTGCAGCAAGGACAAGATCTGCTCCTTCTGCTGCGAACGCTTCAGCTGTAGCTTTTCCAACCCCGCTGGAGGCTCCTGTAATCACTACTGTCTTTCCAAAAAAGTATGGTTTTCTTTGATTTTTCATATTGATATTTTTAAAATGGTCATGTATGTTGGCAGCATTATGATGAACTGTTATTATTCCGTTTTGGAAAGAGTATAAGTCTGATGGACGGATTGTTGGTGATGAATAAACGGAACCAATCCAAGGCAAGCTGAATCTTACTTCTGAATCCCACAAGAGGAATAATGTGAATAAAAAGCCATGTCAACCAAGCTATAAACCCTTTGAAAGAACTCTTTGGAAGATCCACTACTGCATTGAATTTTGAAATGATTGCCATACTTCCTTTATTATTATATTCGAACGGGATCAGGACCTTTTCATCTTCTATGCGTTGAAAATTTTTGGCCAGGTTTTTTCCCTGCTGGATGGCTACCTGCGCAAGCTGAGGGTGTCCTTTAGGGTATTTTTCCTCCGAAAGCATGAGGCACAGATCACCAAGGGCATATATGTTTTGGGTATTTTCTACCTTATTGTAAGCATCTACAAGAATTCTTCGTCCTTTTCCAATACTGTCGACAGGAAGTCCGGGAACTTCGCGGCCTATTACTCCTGAGGTCCAGATAAGGGTTTCTGTTTCTATTGATGTTCCGTCGCTTAAAAAAACTTTACAGTCTTTGTAATCTTTTACCGAAACATTCAGGAGAATTTTAACACCCAGTTCTTTTAAAGTATCATATGCCGTTTTTTGAGCCAACTTACTCATGGGTGAAAGAAGAGAAGGCAATGCATCGATGAGATAAAGGTTAGAAAGAACAAGTTTGATCTCTGGGTATTCTTTTTTTGCAATGTATTTCCCCATTTCTGCGAGCATTCCTGCAAGCTCTACACCCGTTGGTCCACCACCTGCAATCACTATATTCTGGAGCTTTTCGGCTTCTTTTATATCTTTATTTCGGGCTGCTTCTTCAAGGGTGAGCAAAATATGATTCCGCAGGTAGAGCGCTTCTTCAATGTTCTTCATCGGTAAGGCACATTTCTGCACATTTTCCATTCCGAAAAAATTAGATTCTGTTCCCATTGCAAGCACCAGATAGTCGTAATTCAGATTTCCCGTATCCGTTTCTATGGTTTTGGTTTCGGGAATCACTCTGAGAAGGCTTCCCATATGAAAACTGACATGCTTGTCATTAGAAAATAATTTACGAAAAGGATAGCTGATGTTAGATGCTTCAATGAATGATGTAGCAACCTGGTAAATAAGTGGCGGAAAAAAATGATAATTATTTTTATCAACCAAAGTAATTTTAAACCGGCTGTCGTTTCTGAGGGATTTGATAAGATTGATTCCAGCAAATCCTCCTCCTGCGATTACGATGTGCTTTTTCATATAAAATAAGATTGGGTGTATGGTATTCCATTCAATAACAAGACCAAAGGAAGTGCCCTGTAAAAATTTAACATAATATAAAAATTTTAAAGAACACACTGAACTCATTTTTATAAAAGGTCTGCACGATGTTTGCATCACCTTGATCACCAACACTTAAATACAATCTTATGAAAACACACATTTTAACAGAAAAGCACAAGCTGGGAATAGGAGGTGTAGCCATTGGAACAGCATTTGAAAATATTACTGATGAAGAAGCGCAATCAATTTTGCAGGCTGCCTGGGATCAGGACATCAGATATTACGATACATCACCTTGGTACGGGCTTACAAAAAGTGAAAGGAGGTTTGGAGAATTCCTTAAAGATAAAGACAGAAATGATTTTGTTTTTTCTACAAAAGTAGGAAGACTTTTTACAGAAGTTCCGGAATCTGAAGTTCCACCTACAATGTGGAAAAAACCTCTGAATTATGATTTTAGACATGATTATACTGCTGATGCAATAAAAAAATCCATTGCAGATAGTCTTCAGAGAACCGGACTGAATCACATAGACATTGTTTACATTCATGACTTGTCAGAGGATCAGGTAGGAGACAGGTATCCGTATTTTCTGGAGCAGGCAAAAAAAGGTGCATTCAAGGTTCTTTCCGAGCTCCGTGATCAGGGAGTAATTAAAGCTTGGGGAATGGGTGTGAATAAAATAGAGCCTATTCTGGACTGTATTGAAGCCGCAGACCCTGATATATGTCTTTCTGCAACACAATATTCGATTCTGGAACATGAAGATGCAGTTGACAGACTTCTTCCTGCGGTAAAGAAAGCTGGTGTAAAACTGGTTTCAGGTGCAGGATA
The Chryseobacterium sp. W4I1 DNA segment above includes these coding regions:
- a CDS encoding SDR family oxidoreductase, whose amino-acid sequence is MKNQRKPYFFGKTVVITGASSGVGKATAEAFAAEGADLVLAARGEEPLNDCAELCRKFGVEVIAVPTDTSIAEEVYHLVEEALKFSGRIDCWINNAGVLAFGKFEEIPIEVSDQIVKTNLLGYMHSAHVVLPVFKRQKKGILINNISIGGWMPAPYGTAYTASKFGIRGMVETLQGELSGYPDIHICALYPGFQKSTGIDHAANYSGIKLSTPPPAFDPRELAASMVKTAKESSAGRLSGLVGCCF
- a CDS encoding aldo/keto reductase yields the protein MKTHILTEKHKLGIGGVAIGTAFENITDEEAQSILQAAWDQDIRYYDTSPWYGLTKSERRFGEFLKDKDRNDFVFSTKVGRLFTEVPESEVPPTMWKKPLNYDFRHDYTADAIKKSIADSLQRTGLNHIDIVYIHDLSEDQVGDRYPYFLEQAKKGAFKVLSELRDQGVIKAWGMGVNKIEPILDCIEAADPDICLSATQYSILEHEDAVDRLLPAVKKAGVKLVSGAGYNSGYIAGRERYNYKELIPKGMHEKREKIADIAKKYSTDIVHAALQFVLAADEFSSIIPGASKPEQVKDNADGLKAAIPGDFWNELKAEGLIYEKAQVPNQ
- a CDS encoding chloride channel protein, producing MKIHNKKKYLSFLKFKRDFQEYGLEKARSYELILHWLNNRLSRNQFLVLSGILVGCTAGLAGVILKTLVHTIHNFIIHKVHFEYQILFYIVFPFLGIVLTTSIVLTIFKGQDRKGIGAILYEIAQNSSIVASVKMYSQIIQSAVTVGLGGSAGLESPIAVTGAAIGSNYAQTYRLSYKERTLLLAAGATAGIASAFNAPIAGIMFAFEILLTGVVFTDFIPLVVAAVCGSLLSRILLQEDVLFRFYTREAFNYKNVPYYLILGIVTGLYARYFVVISQKVEHFIKGLKLSRMRKAMFGGLVLSLLCVLFPPLFGEGYETVKAFTNGNTHSIIKNSFFRYFEIGDWTIIIFLVLVCLLKAFATSFTIFSGGNGGNFAPSLFAGGTVGYLFALVCQHIGFTDVPVTNLVLVGMAGAMSGVLYAPLTAIFLIAESSFGYDLFIPLMIASIISYLIAKWFSPISPELNSLADEGKNIY
- a CDS encoding NAD(P)/FAD-dependent oxidoreductase — translated: MKKHIVIAGGGFAGINLIKSLRNDSRFKITLVDKNNYHFFPPLIYQVATSFIEASNISYPFRKLFSNDKHVSFHMGSLLRVIPETKTIETDTGNLNYDYLVLAMGTESNFFGMENVQKCALPMKNIEEALYLRNHILLTLEEAARNKDIKEAEKLQNIVIAGGGPTGVELAGMLAEMGKYIAKKEYPEIKLVLSNLYLIDALPSLLSPMSKLAQKTAYDTLKELGVKILLNVSVKDYKDCKVFLSDGTSIETETLIWTSGVIGREVPGLPVDSIGKGRRILVDAYNKVENTQNIYALGDLCLMLSEEKYPKGHPQLAQVAIQQGKNLAKNFQRIEDEKVLIPFEYNNKGSMAIISKFNAVVDLPKSSFKGFIAWLTWLFIHIIPLVGFRSKIQLALDWFRLFITNNPSIRLILFPKRNNNSSS
- a CDS encoding CBS domain-containing protein — its product is MRVKIFTNKHDKNLLFALRTEDFIDQYSETISENASVTELFEQLKNGNKNIFAATDEAGKLKGILTLDDIRPYLFNKEIDSAMTVAHIMKAPPAVLHRENKPLEILQIFDDTGVWNLPVTNENNDFVGFISKSSILMSYRQLLKEYSD